Genomic window (Oncorhynchus mykiss isolate Arlee chromosome 28, USDA_OmykA_1.1, whole genome shotgun sequence):
tgtgggccggctaaggagtattggtgtctatggcctggtttgctaactacctctctgagtgcagtgtataaagtccgAAAATCTgatgtctcagccactgcctgtcgccaagggagtaccccaaagCTCAATCCTAgaccccacgctcttctcaatttacatcaacaacatagctcaggcagtaggaagcgctctcatccatttatatgcagatgatagtcttatactcagctggccacTCCCCAgatgttgtgttaaatgctctacaacaaagctttcttagtgtccaacaagctttctctgcccttaaccttctGAACAGCTACAATAAAGGTCATGtgatttggtaagaagaatgctgCTCTTCCcccaggtgttattactacctctgagggtttagagcttgaagtagtcacctcatacaagtacttgggagtatggctagacagtgcACTGTCTTtgtctcagcacatatcaaagctgcaggctaaagttaaatctagacttttTTCCTTTAtcataatcgctcctctttcaccccagctgccaaactaacccttattcagatgaccatcctacccatgctagattacggagacatcatttatagatcggcaggtaagggtgctctcgagcggcgagatgttctttaccattcggccatcagatttgccaccaatgcgcTTTTTttttataggacacatcactgcactctgtaCTACTCTGTATTCtgttcatctctgtatacccatcgcaagacctgctgtttgatgcttatttataaaaccctcttaggcctcactcccccatgtctgagatatctactgcagccctcatcctccacattcaACTCCCGTTCTGCCAGTcgcattctgttaaaggtccccaaagcacacacatccctggatcgctcctcttttcagtttgctgcagctagcgactggaacgagctccaacaaacactcaaactggacagttttatctcaatctcttcattcaaagactcaatcatggacactcttactgacagttgtggctgctttgtgtgatgtatgtTTGTCTCCACCTTCTTAACCTTTGCTGTTGactgcccaataatgtttgtaccatgttttgtgttgctaccatgctgtgttgtcttaggtctctctttatgttgtgttgtctctcttgttgtgatgtgtgttttgtcctatatttatgttttatttattttaatcccaggcccccgtccccagaggaggccttttggtaggccgtcattgtaaataagaatttgttccttactgatttgcctagttaaataaaggttcataaTTAAAAATCCGCTCACTGGGCAGCTTCAGGCTGtggttccctttgtagtctaatagtttgcaagcactgccacctccgacgagcatcggagccggtgtagtacgattcaatcttagtcctgtattgatgctttacctgttttgatggttcattggagggcatagtgggattccTTATATTCTTCTGGgttagtcccgctccttgaaagcagcagctcttccctttagctcagtgtggatgtttcctgtaatccatggcttctggttggggtatgtatgtacgtgtgctcctcaatgccatcggaagaatcccgtaccatattccagtctgtgctagcaaaacagtcctgtagcttagcatctgcttcatctgaccacgttcttattgaccaagtcactggtacttcctgctttagtttttgcttgtaagcaggaatcaggaggatgtaATTATgctcagatttgccaaatggagggtgagcgAGAGCTttgaatgtgtctctgtgtgtggagtaaaggtggtctagagtaaaaaaataaaaataaaaaaatattagtttttttcccccctctggttgcacatctACTTGTATCAATGAATTGCATAGAAACCAAAATGCAAATATTAGGCTATTACCATTTTAATGAGTAACTATATGGTAAGCGGTGGACTGTAGAATAAAGTTTAACTGCtctgttcaaatgtaacatcaAGGGTCAACTTAGAGTAATTTTATAGACTTCAGTTTTACCTTAAATGGTTGTTAGTTCAAACAACATACTATACTTTAGGTACATGAAgcaccagtagtagcagtaaaGTGAGTTAGGAGAGCTGCCCGTACAGCACACTGCAAAAAGGATCACTTGGAGACTGGATAGAGGTCCATTCAAAatacttatttttattttatttacaaagGCAGAGGCCTTTGCAGTTTTAGGGCCAGGCAGAATTTCCCCTTACTAATAAATTACTTTTAGGCTCTTGTCatgctcgtctgtctgtctgttctgactCCCTCTCCTCATCCATACTCTAGCCCACCTCACAGTGCATCTCGTCTGGCCGGCCAGCCCCCTCAGCTATTACAAGACGATGCTGAGCAGCAGGCTGCTCTCCTATTGGCCTGTTCTGGTGACAGTCTCCTTGCGCCCCTCCCTCCGATCAGCATGTTTGACCTCCTGGAAGCGTTACAGGTGAGAGAATCACAGCTTCAATCTGCCTTACGTCACATGATATACCTATAACAAAAAACATTCTGACATATGAATTGATTTGCTTTTTCAACCGCATTCCACAAACATTTTTCTCTCTAATCAAAAGGAAAgctgaaaatgtatttttgtcaTTGTATGTGAAAGAAAAATCAACTCAAACGATTATATTGTTCATGTTTTTCCTTGACGTAGGTCCACCGAGGTGTGATGCCCTCTCACACCATGTATGCCCTGAACATGGAACGGATTCTGTCCCGGCTGTGGCATCCCAGTCACGAGGACCTGGAGCAGGACCATGTGCACCGCCAACGCCTCGCAGGGAAGGATGGTCTGCTCGTCAGctgagacacgcacacacacagacagtctggTGGATAGACAGGCAGATTGTGGTGAGGGTATGGCTGAGACAAATGGAGAGTTTAACACCCACAGTGTTGAGGCATCCGTATGGCCCCTAAACCCTGCCTTGAAGCAGAGCGAGAGGATGATATCGAAGACTGGATTTCCACTCCACTAGGTCTACTCCGTAGAGGCTCTGCAACCGCTTCACCACGCACCACAACTTTACATTAGTGTCAATAACGTTTTCGAACGCTTGGTAGAGTGCAAACCCAGCCTAAGATGCACACAGTAGATCTGTTTTGAAGGCTCACATAGCTGTGCTGTAAtgaaaaggaaggaaggaaggaatgaaggCCCAGTGTGGTGTGGTCACAGACAGCTTGTTATGGCACTAACATGTctacacacgtgcgcacacagtGATAGCTCTCCCATAGCCTCTCTGACCCTCCTTTAAATGCACCGTTAGTGATGTTAATATGTTTGAGGAGGTGTGCATTTCTGACCTTCTGGTGGGTTTATTTTGTCAGTTAATTTGTTTGATAGAATAGTGTTTACTTTTGTTGTATTTCCCAAGCCTCTTGTGTACAAATGTTGCAGCCCTATTATTGCGATATTAACATGCTCTTGTAGAGTTATGCCTGAGTAGTCCACTTGGGTCCTTGTTCACTGTACTTTGTCAGAGCAATGCATGCATTAGTATGCATACAAATATGTATATATGGTttagttattattatttatttttttattttatctgaTTTCCTGATTTATCAATAACTCGGCCATCTCGTCACCAATCCCTTAGGTTTTCTCAAACTAAGTTAAGAGATGGTATAATTTGGATTTATGGTTCATGAGAAGTTTTTCAAAGATTTTCCAAAATGTCCAAGATGGAGAAAAATCTATCCTGAGGGACCGTATGGGTTCTTGAGGCAAATTTGTTCAGCATAGCTTTGCTATGAATCCCTTATAATAATAGTAAACATTATGGCAGCATCATAAGTGGTGTGCAAGTGTCCGTGTAGGCGTGATagtcctgtttacatgtatattggCCTAAAACATGACTGGTAGCAGGGATATATAACTACTTATGGTAATATACTAATggtattatatacagtgcatttggaaagtattcagacagctcgactttttccacattttgttacgttagccttattctaaaattgttttttgtttttagaaaaTCCTCagtctacacacattaccccataatgacaaagtgaaaacaggtttttagatttttttttgtgcgaatgtattaaaaataaataaaaaacataccttttttatttaaagtattcagaccctagctatgagacttgaaattgagctcaggggcatcctgtttccatttatcatccttgatgtttctacaaattggaGTCCACTGGTGGTAaatttaaattgattggacatgatttggaaaggcacacacctgtctatgtaaggtctcacagttgacagtgcatgtcagagcaaaaccaagacatgaagtcaaaggaattgtctgtagagctcagagactgCATTGTGTTGTGgctcagatctggggaagagtaccaagaAAAAGATCcacaagagcacagtggccttcatcacttttaaatggaagaaatttggaaccaccaagactcttcctagagctgaccacccagccaaactgagaaatcggagaagggtcttggtcagagaggtgaccaagaacccgatggtcactctgacagagctccagagtttctctgtggggatggttgaccttctggaatgttctcccatctctgcaggacttcaccaatcaggtcttCATGTTCGAGTGGATatgcggaagccactcctcagtaaaaggcacatgacagcccgcttggaatttgccaaaaggcacctactggactctgaccatgagaaacaagattgtctggtctgatgaagccaagattgaactctttgggctAAATGTCAAGCgtcatctggaggaaacctaacaccatccctacggtgaaacattgtggtggcagaatcatgctgtggagatgtttttcagcggcagggactgggaaactagtcagggtcgagggaaagatgaactgagctaagtataaagagatccttgataaaaacctgttccagagcgctcagactggggcaaaggttcaccttccaacaggacaacgaccctaagcacacagccaagacaacacaggggtgtctttggaacaagtctctgaatgtccttgagtggcccaggcagagccgggacttgaacctgatcgtaCATCTCTGGctttgcagcgacgctccctatccaacccgagagagcttgagaggatctgcagagaagaatgggagaaactctccaaatacagatgtgccaagcttgtagtgtcatacccaagaagactcgaggctgtaatcgctgccaaaggtgcttcaacaaagtactgagtaaagggtctgaatacttatgtaaatgtgatttagtttttatttttaatataaatTTACGAAAAACGTATACAAACCTGTTTGTGCTTTGTCATGAGgttgtgtgtaaattgattaAGGGGAAAAAAATAGTAGTTGACACTATTGAACACGTATACACATCTATTGAACATATCTATTGAACCCATTACACTATCTACACGACACTATTGAAGAATGTTTCTTCTTTCTCAGTCATGGGAACTCGTTAAAGATATTTTAATTTATTATATAGCACCTCAGCTCCTTAAAACACCAGTCGTAAGACTATTAGCACAACCAGCATTTACAACAGGAGACAGACATTATTTTAGGCACACCCTGACCCACCGTCATAGAAAACGTAACTGCTCCCAGAGCTCTCTTGCCATATTTGGCTTGCTTGCTGCTCATTTCCGAAACGGTGTCCAATCGTTGTCGAGGAGCACGGTCCCCTACCAAGCGATTACACTACACTGGAGTGACTCAATGGTCAGTCTGTCCCCATTTTACTGTTAACAAACATTAAATGTATTCACTGTTCATCTAAGAACGAACTATTCAACGTGTTTTCTGCGCCAATAAAAGCTATTTAAAACCCGATTCTTTATAATTATAACAAAGACAATATTCTCAATTCATGACTTTTTATTCCACATTGTATTTGTCGTATATTTGTATTTTCTGAAGTGCTCAAAAGACAGGCATAAAAATAGTATTATGATAAAGTATTCATTCAGGTCTAACATTTGTTTGAACCTTTTCACAAAATGGTATTAATGTAAATGTTATGAAAGTAAGGCAGTTTTGTGTCAGTCCTAGTACACAAACACCTCTGGGTCAATCCTCGCACAAGGTGTGTCAATAAAGCAAAGTCTCGTAACGTTATAGTGTTACATTGTACAACTTGTCGCTGGTGAGAAAACTCAGTGCTAGACTTGGTCTATATACATACTAGACAATGTCAGAACTCGTAATCGATCAACAGGCATTGCCACTGTTTGTTGGCCGTAGCCACCACTAGCCTATTTATTCCACCAATACGTTTATTTTTCTTGTCGCCATTCTGTCAGGGCGCAAAGACGAAGAACACGCCCCTATAGGAGCTGCGTTTGGTCCCATAATGAAAAGTCTCACTCAAACCGCAATGTCTTATGGCTGTTCAGAACGCCTGGAGCTGCTGCGTCAATATGAGTTGGCACCCGCTGTTAACATGGTCCATGACCTTCTGTTTGAGCAGTGCCAGTTCGTCCCGGAGCACGTTGGCAGAAGAGACCAAATCTGTGTGTTGCGTCTTCAGGTTTTTGACCCTGTCCTCCAGCCTCGAGATCCTCTCCAGCTTCCTTTTCCGGCATTTAGACGCGGCCACCCTGTTCCTCATGCGCTTTCTCTCGGCCTTTATCCTCTCCTGGCTCTCCATGTCGATAGGAGACATCGGAGGGGTATCGCCGCTCATCTCGGGCACCGTCTGGGGCTCCTCTTTGAATGGCTGTAGCCGTGGGTGCTGGGCTGGCAGCTGGGTCTCGATGTGGGTTTGGGACGGGACGGACGTGTAACTGGCGGAGGAGTGTCTGTCGCCGGTAGGTGCCGACGCAGAGCTGACAGTCCGATTGAAAAGGCCCAAGTTTGTGTATTCCGGTGGCTCGGGGCGCACGGTGCAGCTGTAGGGTATAGGACTGTCCAACACAGTAGATACGGATGCCATGTCGTTGGAAGCATTCGTCTGAGAGTCACAACTGCCATTAGGCATATGCTGTTGATAATGAAGCTCCGCGAGCGCCCTCACGAAACCCTCAGCAAAACCCTCTTGCTCGTCGGTGATGTTCTTGGGACAGAGGAACTGAGTTGGGGTCGGAGTCGTCAAACCATTACACGACTGGATGATGAGCCTTTCCAATTCCGGAGAGGCCAGTTTTAATAATCCCACATCAGGGGACGTCAGTATATCGATAGCTTTCGCCCGCAGATGAGGTTTAAACATTTTAGGGTCGTTGAGGTTCAGTGTCATACTCTGCTTCATACTATTCGGGTTAAACTCATGATATCCACCCACTGCGCCTTGCTGACCATTTACCGATTCGTCATAGAATGTAGCTTCCATCTTGGTGGGCATCAATTGACTGGTCTTTATCTCGAAGATAGTTGTTGGGAAAAAATAAAAGCATCAACTGTTGAAATTGCAATAAACAATTTGGAGTGATAAACTGCAATCCGATGTCCCCAATCTTTTGACAATTTTAGGACAAGTAGACTAATGTTCGAAACTCAAGTCGGAGGACAACTATTGATGTCCTACGTGGAAACTTTTCTTGAGACTTGATAAAAGAAGAATAGTATCAAACAAAAATATTCACTTCCTCAATCGATATACGTCTTTTCAATTAAGAATTGTTTTATTCGATCTGCCAACTGAAATAAGGCTTTTCTTTTCTAAGCAGATGCTGTGTCTCACTCGATACAATGTACTTTCTAGCACTTCCAACGTGGAGACGAACTTTATCCACTTCTATGCTGCTGCTATACTGAAAATAACAATGATGTAATTTCTAAGGCTTCCTATTGGTTTGAGATGATGTGATGGGCGTTACTTTTTGTAATGACATGCACGTTGCGTGGACAACCAGCCATGTTCCCGCCTCCCGCAATGGTTGATGGGATTAGGTAATGCAGTAAAAGGAGCGGTGTCCTCTGGGATTACGTATTGTTTTTGAAAATATTGTTACCCGCTCTATTTCGCAACCCAATCTTAATCAGGTTGACTAATATTGCTTTCCTTCTTTTGCTCTTTGACTTTGTAGGTGGAAGCGTGGCAATTTGGCACCACAGTCACCACACAAATtgtcacccttgataaagattcgCAAAAAAACGATatcaaataaataattcaaatactgagctatatttcATGCAAAAAAATGGGAAATTATATACTAACACAATTACTcagaaatatatgtttttttaaacaagtaatacgttttcacaaaaaaataaattacAAAATTATTGGCAGCCCAGTTTTAAATACTCCAGCACCTTTGCGAGGATAACGGCAcatcctttttctaaaatgtttatgagattggagaacacattgtgAGGGATCTTGTccctcatacctactgtaaaatgtgtttttatttgtatttttttttcacctttatttaactaggtaggccagttgagaacaagttctcatttacaactgcgacctggccaagataaagcaaagcagtgtgacacaaacagtcacaacaacacaaagttacacctggaataaacaaacgtacagtcattaacacaatataatatgtttatatacagtgtgtgcaaatggcgtaaggaggtaaggcaataaattggccatagtagcaaagtaattacactttagcaaattaacactggagtaatagatgttatggggctattttgcttccactgatACTGGGGACCTCGTTAAGTCAACAGCATCATATACCAGGACATTTAAcccaaaacctggttgcctcaGCAACCAGTATATCTGACCCTGAAacttggccacaagtggatcttccagcaggacaataaccccaagcacacatccaAATCCATAACGAAATTGTCAATTGACTATAAaatcaacattttatttgtctccggacttgaacccattgaaaacctgtggtttgaattgaagagggcagtcaaagatatcaaggatctggaaaaaTTCTGTATGGAGGAAAGTTCTATGATTCCTCCCAATgagttctccaatctcataaaacatttgagaaaaaggctCTGTCGTTATCCTCCCAAGGAGAGGGTGCTGGAATATTGAAAGCCAGGGTGACAATAAGTATTAGgctacttgttaaacaaaatatcttTCTACGAGCAATTGTGCTTttataaaataatgtatttttcttaATATGCTGAGCATAcgatatagctcagtattttaattatttatttgatagtcttttttgctcatctttatcaagggtgtcaatcattttggagGTGACTACTtct
Coding sequences:
- the LOC110508530 gene encoding transcription factor AP-1 translates to MPTKMEATFYDESVNGQQGAVGGYHEFNPNSMKQSMTLNLNDPKMFKPHLRAKAIDILTSPDVGLLKLASPELERLIIQSCNGLTTPTPTQFLCPKNITDEQEGFAEGFVRALAELHYQQHMPNGSCDSQTNASNDMASVSTVLDSPIPYSCTVRPEPPEYTNLGLFNRTVSSASAPTGDRHSSASYTSVPSQTHIETQLPAQHPRLQPFKEEPQTVPEMSGDTPPMSPIDMESQERIKAERKRMRNRVAASKCRKRKLERISRLEDRVKNLKTQHTDLVSSANVLRDELALLKQKVMDHVNSGCQLILTQQLQAF